In the Xanthobacteraceae bacterium genome, GGAATCAGCAGGCCGAATTGCTGCGCCAGCGCATCCGATTGCGTGTGGATGATCGCGGTATGGCCCGCGCCCTCACCATCAAGAATGGCGCGGCTGAGCCGGAAACCTTCCTGGTCGTCATTGACCGTGAACAGGGAAAGAATGGGCGTGAGCTTCTCGCCAGCCATCGCATGTTTCTGTGCAACCGCCTCGTTCGGCATCGGCACCACGATCAGCTTGATCGGATAATCGCGCTTGATCCCCGCCACGTTGGCGATGGTCTGCGCCGACTGGCCGACCACGATGGGAATGAGCTTGCCCTTCTTAGGATCGACAGCTTTGGCGAGGAAAACTTTTCTCTCCTCATCATTCAGCACTGCGGCGCCGTTCTGCTCCAGTGCCTTCACGAACTCCGCGCGCACCGAAGTATCGACCACGAGATTATGCTCGCCGCCGCAGATCAGGCCGTTGTCGAACGGTTTGCTGACCACGATGGCATAAGCCGCCATCGGAATATTCGCATCCGCCGCGATGAAGGTCGGCGCGTTACCCGGACCGACGCCGAGCGCGGGCGTGCCGGAAGAATATGCCGCGCGCACCATGCCCGCACCGCCGGTCGCGAGCACCAGCGATACGTCCGGGTGACTCATGAACTTCACGGTCTTGGTGCGGCTGCCGCGCGCCTTCACCCATTGCACGATGTTTTCCGGCGCGCCGTGCGCTTTCAGTACCTTCTGCATGATTTCGCAGGTGGTGTTACCAACGCCGAGGCAGGCACGATGAAAACTGAGGATGAGCGCGCAACGCGCTTTCAACGCGATCAGCGTCTTGAAGATCGCGGTCGCAACCGGATTCGTGACCGGCACGAGACCGAACACCACGCCCGCCGGTGTCGCGACTTCGTGGATCTTCGTCTTGTCGTCGGATTTGAGAATCCCGCGTCCGGTTTTCCCGGCGAGCGATTGGTAGACACCCAACGCCGCGTGCGCGTTCTTCGTAGTCTTGTCGGTGACGTTGCCGAGCTTGGTTTCCTTCACCGTCGCTTCGGCCAATGGCAGCGCCTGCTCGGCAATCGCCGAGGCAAGCGCAAGCAGCAGCGCATCAACTTTCTCTTCCGGCCAGTTTTCGAACTCGGCCTGCGCCACTTTCGCCTTCGCGACCATTTCGTCGACTTCCGGGTCCGGCGCATTGGATTCAAGGAAGGTTTCGAGGCGCGTCGCGGCCTGCCGCAGCTTCTCGGAAGCATCGCGGCCGAGCGCGCGCACCACGTTCAGCGCCAGCGACGGATGCGACTTCGCGAGATCGTCGATCGCCTGCGCGGAAAGGAAGTACGCCTTCACGTCGGTTTCCGCGATGGCGCTGGCCGGACGCGGCTTGCCGTCGAGCAATACGAACTCACCGAACAGTTGCCCGGCGCGCGCGTAATCCAGCACGCTGTCGGTATCGACATGCTCGGAATGGCCGAGTTCGATCCGCACATCCCCCTTCTCGACGATGTAGCAGCCGTCGCCCTTGTCGCCGGCGTGGAAGATCGCCGTGCCGGCCTTGAAATCCATCGGCTTCATCGCGGCGGTTAAAGTCGATTTGCAATCGGCACTCAGCGTGTCGAGCGGTTGCGGAAAGTTCATTGCCGTTCCCTCAATGCTAGATCGAAAAATCGCGTTCTGCGGCCGGAGTTGGCTTGGCTGACGGCGCTTCGAGCGAAACCAGCGGCGTGCGCAGCTTGCCGCCGAAAGCGGAGTGCACATCCGCGAGCGCCATCGCTTCCGCGCGGCCGATGGAAATGACCTCGACCGGTGTCAGCGCCTTCACCGTCGCGATACGGCGCACGCCTTGCAGCGTCGAAGTCTCGCCGAAGTGGTCGCCTTCTTTGATGGTTTTCACACGCGTCTGCCCGTTCTCGCCGTCGAGCAGCACTTCCGCCTCGCCTTTCCAGAGCAGGAACATGCGCTGGCCGACATCGCCCTGCCGCATGATGATTTGCCCCGGCTCGAAATATTCGCGCGCGACGCCCATCTGCTGTTCGACCTTCATGTTCACGATGTCGCGGCCGATGAAAGGCCACATCATCCAGTCGGCGACGAGCCGCACCTTGCGGTCCCATGACGGCACGAACATCAGGAGCAGCGAACGCCAAGCCACCCACGCGGCAAATCCCTTAAGCCGGAAGCCGCGCACATGCGCGACCGCGCGGCGGCGGCCCAGCGCACAGGCATCGCCAAGTCCGGTGAAACGATAGGGTTTCGGCTCACGATGATAGATCGCGCGCTTGATGTTCTTCGCGATCTGGCGGCCCGCGGTCAGCGCGTAGATGCCGAGCGGCGGACAAATGCCGCCCTTCGGATGCGGGACGGAAGCGCAATCGCCGCCGGCCCAGATGTCCACTTCGCCGCGCACGCGGCAATGCTCGTCCGCCATGATGCGTCCGCGGTCGTCGCGCGGCAGGTCGAGCTTGTCGAGCAGCGGCGACTGCGCGGT is a window encoding:
- a CDS encoding aldehyde dehydrogenase family protein, with the translated sequence MNFPQPLDTLSADCKSTLTAAMKPMDFKAGTAIFHAGDKGDGCYIVEKGDVRIELGHSEHVDTDSVLDYARAGQLFGEFVLLDGKPRPASAIAETDVKAYFLSAQAIDDLAKSHPSLALNVVRALGRDASEKLRQAATRLETFLESNAPDPEVDEMVAKAKVAQAEFENWPEEKVDALLLALASAIAEQALPLAEATVKETKLGNVTDKTTKNAHAALGVYQSLAGKTGRGILKSDDKTKIHEVATPAGVVFGLVPVTNPVATAIFKTLIALKARCALILSFHRACLGVGNTTCEIMQKVLKAHGAPENIVQWVKARGSRTKTVKFMSHPDVSLVLATGGAGMVRAAYSSGTPALGVGPGNAPTFIAADANIPMAAYAIVVSKPFDNGLICGGEHNLVVDTSVRAEFVKALEQNGAAVLNDEERKVFLAKAVDPKKGKLIPIVVGQSAQTIANVAGIKRDYPIKLIVVPMPNEAVAQKHAMAGEKLTPILSLFTVNDDQEGFRLSRAILDGEGAGHTAIIHTQSDALAQQFGLLIPASRILVNSPGVQGVSGLTTALCPSFTLGCGTFGGNSTTDNVSFSNLQNVKRLAYFIPPATMPGAA
- a CDS encoding FAD-dependent oxidoreductase; the encoded protein is MPTRVLCLGGGYTAVTLAWGLRRTIKRGDCELTIVSRDNFHTFHGFVHEMLTGKVQPGQIISPARRIFPPARFYNAEIEAIDIKNRKVTVARLLDGKQSELTFDHLVFALGSTDDLGRYAGIAEHALKLKTYWDCFKTRNHLLSMLEMAEAESDPEERKRLLTFVVAGGGYGGVEVSTELQHFLQTVVRKEYSGIRPEEPRVVLVHSTARILPELHEHHEPLVTWAEKFVAKSGMDFRPGRKVAAATAEEVVLDDGEKISTRTIISCTGTAQSPLLDKLDLPRDDRGRIMADEHCRVRGEVDIWAGGDCASVPHPKGGICPPLGIYALTAGRQIAKNIKRAIYHREPKPYRFTGLGDACALGRRRAVAHVRGFRLKGFAAWVAWRSLLLMFVPSWDRKVRLVADWMMWPFIGRDIVNMKVEQQMGVAREYFEPGQIIMRQGDVGQRMFLLWKGEAEVLLDGENGQTRVKTIKEGDHFGETSTLQGVRRIATVKALTPVEVISIGRAEAMALADVHSAFGGKLRTPLVSLEAPSAKPTPAAERDFSI